The following are encoded in a window of Desulfopila inferna genomic DNA:
- a CDS encoding NnrU family protein, with product MYILLFGLILFFAIHLLPASVSLRQQAVHRLGEYGYKGAFALIALLGLALVVYGMSAREYIIIYQPPVWARHLALVFMLPAAILLVAAYMPTNLKRFTRHPMLWGVTIWATIHLLANGDLGSIVLFCSFLVYSLFDMWSANRRGASKSNETKPLRYDAGIVVTGTAVYGLLYYLHPYFFGVPVI from the coding sequence ATGTATATACTGCTCTTTGGTCTGATATTATTTTTCGCCATCCATCTCCTGCCGGCATCCGTTTCGCTGCGACAGCAGGCGGTACACCGGCTGGGAGAATATGGCTATAAAGGTGCTTTTGCCCTTATTGCACTTCTTGGTCTGGCGCTTGTCGTCTACGGCATGAGCGCAAGAGAATATATCATCATCTACCAGCCGCCGGTCTGGGCACGGCATCTTGCCCTGGTCTTCATGCTGCCGGCTGCTATTCTGCTGGTTGCGGCCTATATGCCCACCAACCTCAAAAGATTCACCCGGCATCCGATGCTGTGGGGAGTGACGATCTGGGCCACCATCCATCTGTTGGCTAATGGCGATCTGGGATCGATTGTCCTCTTCTGCAGTTTCCTCGTCTATTCGCTGTTCGATATGTGGTCGGCTAACAGGAGGGGGGCGAGCAAAAGCAATGAGACCAAACCACTGCGTTACGATGCAGGAATTGTGGTTACCGGTACGGCAGTGTATGGACTACTATATTATCTACACCCGTATTTTTTTGGAGTTCCTGTGATATAA
- a CDS encoding 4a-hydroxytetrahydrobiopterin dehydratase, translated as MASELARKECVPCKGGTSPLQGEDIDLLHRQLAADWQVVDGHHLAKAFSFKDFRQALDFTIKVGQLAEDQWHHPDIHLTWGKVKLTIWTHTINGLTESDFVFAAKVEELLR; from the coding sequence ATGGCAAGCGAACTGGCAAGAAAAGAATGCGTCCCCTGCAAAGGAGGCACCTCTCCCCTGCAAGGTGAGGACATTGACTTACTGCACAGGCAATTGGCAGCTGATTGGCAGGTGGTGGATGGTCATCATCTTGCGAAGGCATTCTCGTTCAAGGACTTCCGCCAGGCCCTGGATTTTACCATCAAGGTAGGCCAACTCGCCGAGGACCAGTGGCATCACCCTGATATCCACCTCACCTGGGGGAAGGTCAAGTTAACCATCTGGACTCACACAATTAACGGGCTGACGGAGAGTGATTTTGTCTTTGCGGCAAAGGTGGAGGAATTATTGCGATAG
- a CDS encoding Ni/Fe hydrogenase subunit alpha, whose translation MKININPLTRVEGHATLDISGNRVRFAVTEAPRFFEALVRNRGYQEVSHIASRVCGICAISHACAALKATEKAFAIQVSPRTQLLRRLACYGEIISSHALHLYFLAGPDFFKAASIFELAKADPEIMRRGNRLKELGYALCDTVAGRHTHPVAMRLNGFTFVHNEDDFTALRDRLENGLVDLHKTVSLFSGRIPQMERETEYVSLRHPHHYAFYEGDLYSSEGKTVPVEQYRQQIREEVVSYSTAKYARWHKESYMVGALARFNNNSDQLSPGAQEAAVQLGLKTPCFNPFSNTTAQIVEMIHCVEDSIDLIDQFLSTDYPADADIPAVTPISGRGVGAVEAPRGILFHEYEYNDKGKCTSANMVIPTAQNLANLEADLNALLPSLAGLDKESTGRQLEMLARAYDPCISCSSH comes from the coding sequence ATGAAGATTAACATCAATCCCCTGACCCGTGTCGAGGGGCACGCGACGCTGGATATATCCGGGAACAGGGTCCGCTTTGCCGTCACCGAGGCACCGCGGTTCTTCGAAGCGCTGGTCCGCAACCGGGGGTATCAGGAGGTATCCCATATCGCTTCCCGTGTTTGCGGCATCTGCGCAATCAGCCATGCCTGCGCTGCCTTGAAAGCCACGGAGAAAGCCTTTGCCATCCAGGTAAGCCCGAGGACACAATTGCTCCGTCGCCTGGCCTGTTATGGCGAAATAATAAGCAGCCATGCACTCCATCTCTATTTTCTGGCGGGGCCCGATTTCTTCAAGGCAGCGAGCATTTTTGAACTGGCAAAAGCGGATCCGGAAATCATGCGGCGGGGGAACCGTCTAAAAGAACTGGGCTACGCGCTTTGTGATACCGTGGCCGGTCGTCACACCCATCCGGTGGCCATGCGCCTCAATGGTTTCACCTTTGTACACAACGAGGATGATTTTACCGCTTTGCGTGATAGACTGGAAAATGGCCTGGTCGATCTGCACAAAACCGTATCCCTGTTTAGCGGCCGGATACCGCAAATGGAACGGGAAACCGAGTATGTCAGTCTCCGTCATCCCCATCATTATGCCTTTTATGAAGGCGATCTCTATTCCAGTGAGGGCAAGACCGTTCCGGTTGAACAGTATCGGCAGCAGATCCGGGAAGAGGTAGTTTCCTATTCAACCGCCAAATATGCCCGCTGGCACAAGGAGAGTTATATGGTAGGCGCCCTGGCGCGGTTCAACAACAATTCCGATCAGTTGTCGCCAGGGGCGCAGGAGGCTGCAGTGCAACTGGGTCTTAAGACGCCCTGCTTCAATCCATTCAGTAATACAACGGCGCAGATCGTTGAAATGATTCACTGTGTCGAAGACTCCATAGATCTTATCGATCAATTTTTAAGCACTGATTATCCAGCAGATGCTGATATCCCGGCAGTTACGCCGATTTCCGGTCGCGGCGTCGGCGCGGTGGAGGCACCGCGGGGTATTCTCTTTCACGAATATGAATATAACGACAAGGGGAAATGCACCTCTGCCAACATGGTCATTCCCACGGCGCAGAATCTGGCAAATCTGGAGGCTGATCTCAATGCCTTGCTACCTTCTCTTGCGGGCCTGGACAAAGAGAGTACCGGCCGGCAGCTGGAAATGCTGGCCCGGGCCTATGACCCGTGCATATCGTGCTCGAGCCATTGA
- a CDS encoding histone deacetylase family protein: protein MKVIEKYNDSLHNPHWKYQLGPEAYEVKDTPLRVESIKKALRGDKRFEFTTAKKFPERLISKLHPYHDYILKTGLSLKNDEEEFYPDLFPGEGANLQKKIDSPLWGGIWCTDAVTPIKKKTYEVARASAETALTGAEMLREGLEKTIYALCRPSGHHAGPRVFGGYCYFNNAATAAEYLLPEGKVAIVDIDYHHGNGTQEFFDEIKSVFTASIHCDPANEYPYFWGYANEQGKGQAAGTNYNEPLLKDSSIAQYSAAVDRILDKIREFKPAYLIIAAGFDTHMKDPIGGFKLHTEDYISIGNQFKSLGLPTLVCQEGGYNTDILGDCVKNFLFGLM, encoded by the coding sequence ATGAAAGTAATAGAAAAATATAACGACAGCTTACATAATCCACATTGGAAGTATCAGCTCGGACCCGAAGCTTACGAAGTTAAGGACACTCCTCTTCGTGTTGAATCCATAAAAAAAGCTCTTCGTGGGGACAAGCGATTCGAATTTACAACTGCAAAAAAATTTCCGGAACGGCTGATTTCCAAGCTTCATCCATACCACGATTACATCCTTAAAACAGGATTAAGTTTAAAAAACGATGAAGAAGAATTTTATCCGGATCTGTTTCCCGGGGAAGGTGCCAACCTTCAGAAAAAGATAGATTCACCTTTGTGGGGTGGAATATGGTGTACTGATGCCGTTACCCCTATTAAAAAGAAAACCTACGAAGTTGCCAGGGCTTCAGCTGAGACCGCATTAACCGGTGCTGAAATGCTGCGCGAAGGGCTTGAGAAAACTATATATGCCTTATGCAGGCCTTCCGGCCATCATGCCGGCCCGCGGGTTTTTGGGGGGTATTGTTATTTTAATAATGCAGCTACTGCCGCTGAGTATTTATTGCCTGAGGGAAAAGTAGCTATTGTGGATATCGATTATCATCATGGAAACGGAACCCAGGAGTTTTTTGATGAAATAAAATCTGTATTTACAGCATCAATTCATTGCGATCCTGCAAATGAATATCCATATTTTTGGGGATACGCGAATGAACAAGGAAAGGGACAGGCAGCTGGCACAAATTATAATGAACCTTTACTCAAGGACTCCTCAATAGCGCAATATAGTGCGGCTGTTGATAGAATTCTTGATAAGATACGTGAGTTTAAACCAGCGTATTTAATTATTGCTGCCGGGTTTGATACGCATATGAAGGACCCGATAGGTGGTTTTAAGCTTCATACAGAAGATTATATTTCAATTGGTAACCAGTTTAAGTCACTGGGATTACCAACCTTAGTTTGCCAGGAAGGTGGATATAACACTGATATTCTAGGCGATTGCGTAAAGAATTTTCTCTTTGGATTGATGTAA
- a CDS encoding HD domain-containing phosphohydrolase produces the protein MSVKIFILTVLLVIAVSQPFHQGYPVDRPPEFSSLRNTSILVLHSYGPDYGWTVEVNKGIMTVLRSLDWTNTVRVEYMDSKNIFDEQYLQELAELYLTKYQIVHFDGVIVSDNNALNFIEKYGKTLFPSATFVATGINGVDSVVPNTIASSVIIEKADHAETLRQAMRQNPEAKNAYVIYDSSTTGYALLEEVVELLPQLSADIEINIVSPMAFEELLSHVATIDADDFIYLLPYVSDGTGRSFRQGYVATFLARRTGIPIYGSWQFQIGEGLVGGRVLSGFRQGEKAAQSLIALLEGIRDGSMFVEPSSSFRNLYDYNVLKLLQIPLERLPDEVEFLHKPPSFYATHKQILIPAVLIISVLTVFLLLLLQNRIKQLNINKRDRAIIDLNREIIETQRELVTILGEVIENHSKETGNHVKRVAKISRFLGEMAGLSEEELEILEAASPLHDVGKIGVSERILHKHKKLTDKEFERMKKHTTIGRDILQTSNRKLLASARSIAYQHHERWDGNGYPNGLKGNEIDIFARITMLADIYDALSSERSYKKAWPEDKVVEYIRCNDGIFFDPSLVAIFLEHRGEIREIRERYEPE, from the coding sequence ATGTCTGTAAAAATATTCATCCTTACAGTCCTTCTGGTCATTGCGGTATCCCAACCATTTCATCAGGGATATCCAGTGGATCGGCCTCCCGAGTTTTCCTCCCTCAGGAATACGTCGATTCTTGTTCTTCACTCCTATGGTCCTGATTATGGCTGGACCGTTGAGGTCAACAAAGGCATCATGACCGTGCTCAGGAGCCTTGACTGGACCAATACCGTACGCGTCGAATACATGGACAGCAAAAATATCTTTGATGAACAATATCTACAGGAGCTGGCTGAACTTTATTTAACAAAATATCAGATAGTGCATTTTGACGGAGTTATCGTGTCCGACAATAATGCTTTGAATTTTATAGAAAAATATGGAAAAACGCTTTTTCCTTCAGCTACTTTCGTAGCAACAGGAATAAACGGTGTTGATTCGGTTGTGCCAAACACAATTGCTTCGAGCGTGATAATCGAAAAAGCCGATCATGCCGAAACCCTGAGGCAGGCTATGCGACAGAATCCCGAAGCGAAAAACGCCTATGTAATCTATGATTCTTCCACTACCGGTTATGCGCTTCTTGAAGAAGTTGTGGAACTCTTACCCCAGTTGTCGGCGGATATTGAAATTAATATCGTTTCGCCCATGGCCTTTGAAGAGTTGCTGTCCCATGTCGCCACAATTGATGCTGATGACTTCATCTATCTGCTGCCTTATGTCAGCGATGGAACGGGCAGATCATTCAGGCAGGGGTATGTGGCAACCTTTCTCGCCCGCAGAACCGGTATACCGATCTATGGCTCCTGGCAATTCCAGATTGGCGAAGGCCTGGTGGGAGGCCGTGTTCTCTCTGGCTTCAGGCAGGGGGAGAAGGCCGCACAGTCTCTTATTGCTTTATTGGAAGGAATCAGGGATGGGTCCATGTTTGTGGAGCCATCCTCGTCTTTCAGGAATTTGTACGACTACAACGTTCTGAAGTTGCTGCAGATCCCGCTGGAGCGTCTTCCTGATGAGGTGGAGTTTCTGCATAAGCCTCCGTCGTTCTATGCGACCCATAAGCAGATTCTCATTCCTGCCGTGCTTATAATTAGTGTGCTCACCGTATTTTTGCTGCTGCTCCTGCAAAATCGTATCAAACAACTCAACATAAATAAAAGAGATCGTGCTATAATTGATCTCAACAGGGAAATCATCGAAACTCAGCGCGAATTGGTAACTATTCTGGGGGAGGTAATCGAGAACCATTCGAAGGAAACAGGAAATCATGTCAAACGTGTAGCAAAAATTTCACGTTTTCTTGGGGAAATGGCGGGCCTGTCTGAAGAGGAACTGGAAATTCTGGAGGCAGCTTCTCCGCTACATGATGTCGGCAAAATAGGGGTCTCAGAGCGCATCCTCCATAAGCACAAGAAATTGACGGACAAAGAGTTCGAAAGAATGAAAAAGCATACGACAATAGGCCGGGACATCCTGCAGACCTCAAACCGGAAACTCCTTGCCTCTGCCCGCTCGATTGCCTATCAGCACCATGAACGATGGGACGGTAACGGATATCCCAATGGATTGAAAGGGAACGAGATCGATATCTTCGCCAGAATCACCATGCTGGCCGATATCTACGACGCACTATCATCGGAAAGATCGTATAAAAAGGCCTGGCCGGAGGATAAGGTGGTTGAATATATCCGCTGCAATGACGGCATCTTTTTCGACCCATCTCTAGTCGCCATATTTTTGGAACATAGAGGCGAGATCCGTGAAATTCGTGAAAGATACGAGCCTGAATAA
- a CDS encoding P1 family peptidase, whose amino-acid sequence MRITIAYNLRTDDTEATAELLTVADITRISEAISSLQHTVTLVEVSGKPDKVIERLLESEPDLVFNLAEGTIGSSREAFYPGLYEQMGIPFTGGNASLLHLNLDKHLAKTVLSSHGISVPRGVLITEKERIIPDDLHYPLMIKPNSEGSSKGITQDSVVETMEQALARINSLLIHYPAGLVVEEYIDGRELSVPFLESFPGKLLDIVEHTFDVKKTGSKYNIYDYDMKQGGEAAKSVSVICPAPINTEEEKAVTKMARDVFEIMSCPDVGRVDIRLNSKGKPYFIELNPLPSLHPDASLMTAAKSRNLEFRDALRLIIRSAARRYGLAIKSAKQPKKDDFSYETPRPNARELGIQIGRMPPGVNNAITDVKGVRVGHFSRVEDNVQIPGGTEISKIRTGVTAIMPAGQTYTNRIAAGGFILNGVGEVAGLTQVLETGWLETPILLTNSHSVGRVHTGVVNHKIKKYPKLGTETDVILPVVGEADDSFLNDIRVGTCSGQDAIKAIQSASSGPVKQGSIGAGTGMTSFDFAGGIGTSSRIINIAEDDTYTVGVLVLSNFGKMRNLTIDGGVVGRILDKEFDKTGRREASEGSIIVVVATDIPLINSQLNRVAKRAALGLGRTGSYAASTSGEIIIAFSTGNRKPRANSSKSNFIHLKCISDNHINLVYEAVVEATEESVINAVFCSNGMNGREKRECPAVPHQRILELLNPQKIHP is encoded by the coding sequence ATGAGAATAACGATTGCATACAACCTTCGCACCGATGACACTGAAGCTACAGCTGAACTTTTAACTGTAGCTGACATTACCAGAATAAGCGAGGCAATCAGCAGCCTTCAACACACAGTTACCTTGGTTGAGGTTTCCGGTAAACCAGATAAAGTAATTGAGCGCCTGCTTGAAAGTGAACCTGACCTTGTTTTTAATTTGGCAGAAGGAACGATAGGCAGTTCCCGGGAAGCCTTTTATCCCGGGTTGTACGAACAGATGGGTATTCCGTTTACAGGTGGGAACGCTTCTCTTCTTCATCTTAATCTTGATAAACATCTTGCCAAAACCGTTTTGTCTTCTCATGGGATTAGTGTTCCCAGAGGCGTTTTAATAACAGAAAAAGAGCGCATAATACCCGACGATTTACACTATCCCTTGATGATTAAACCAAATTCAGAAGGGTCAAGTAAAGGAATTACCCAAGATTCAGTAGTTGAAACAATGGAGCAAGCTCTCGCAAGAATAAATAGTCTTTTGATCCATTATCCTGCAGGTCTTGTTGTTGAAGAGTATATCGACGGCCGCGAACTTAGTGTTCCCTTTCTGGAGAGTTTCCCCGGAAAGCTTCTTGACATTGTCGAACATACTTTTGATGTTAAAAAAACAGGGAGTAAATACAACATTTACGATTATGACATGAAGCAAGGTGGCGAAGCTGCAAAATCAGTGAGTGTTATCTGTCCTGCACCTATAAATACCGAAGAAGAAAAAGCGGTAACAAAAATGGCTCGCGATGTTTTTGAAATCATGTCTTGTCCTGATGTTGGCCGGGTAGATATTCGATTAAATTCTAAAGGGAAACCTTATTTTATTGAACTTAATCCCTTGCCAAGTCTTCACCCAGATGCGTCTCTCATGACTGCGGCCAAATCTCGTAACCTCGAATTTCGCGATGCCTTGCGGTTAATTATTCGTTCGGCTGCACGCCGTTACGGTCTTGCTATCAAATCTGCAAAGCAACCTAAAAAAGATGATTTTTCCTATGAAACTCCACGGCCTAATGCCAGGGAACTTGGAATTCAAATTGGACGTATGCCTCCTGGAGTAAATAATGCCATTACAGATGTTAAAGGCGTACGTGTTGGCCATTTCTCACGTGTTGAAGATAATGTTCAAATTCCCGGTGGAACAGAAATCAGCAAGATACGCACGGGGGTTACAGCCATTATGCCTGCCGGACAAACGTATACAAATAGGATAGCAGCAGGTGGTTTTATATTAAATGGAGTTGGAGAAGTTGCTGGTTTGACACAGGTTTTAGAGACAGGTTGGCTAGAAACACCAATTCTTTTAACTAACTCACATTCTGTTGGAAGGGTACACACCGGGGTGGTTAATCACAAAATCAAAAAATACCCAAAACTTGGTACCGAAACCGATGTGATTTTGCCTGTTGTTGGAGAAGCTGACGATTCTTTTTTGAATGATATTCGAGTAGGGACATGTTCGGGACAGGATGCTATCAAGGCTATCCAGTCAGCATCTTCGGGTCCTGTAAAACAAGGTTCTATAGGTGCTGGTACCGGTATGACAAGTTTTGATTTTGCCGGTGGAATTGGAACTTCGTCCCGTATTATCAATATAGCAGAAGATGACACCTATACTGTTGGAGTGCTTGTCCTTTCCAACTTTGGCAAAATGCGCAATCTGACAATTGATGGAGGTGTTGTCGGAAGAATTCTCGATAAGGAATTTGATAAAACCGGACGTCGCGAAGCATCTGAAGGTTCGATTATTGTAGTGGTTGCTACCGACATCCCTCTGATTAACAGCCAGTTGAACCGAGTGGCAAAACGAGCTGCCCTTGGTCTTGGACGTACCGGTTCTTATGCTGCTTCAACGAGTGGTGAAATAATTATTGCCTTTAGCACCGGTAATCGTAAGCCCCGGGCCAATAGTTCTAAAAGTAATTTTATTCATCTAAAGTGTATTTCGGATAATCATATAAATCTGGTTTACGAAGCAGTGGTAGAAGCAACCGAAGAGTCAGTTATAAATGCCGTTTTTTGCTCTAATGGAATGAATGGACGTGAAAAACGAGAGTGTCCGGCAGTTCCACATCAGCGTATTCTCGAATTATTAAACCCACAAAAAATACATCCATGA
- a CDS encoding FAD/NAD(P)-binding protein yields MVVPGLEVPVDYIPQQVDVLNVIDEAPGVKILALTAPQGKMTFVAGQFVQISVFGYGEAPFTICSSPSQSDSFDICVSAVGRVSNALHRLKPGDRVGVRGPLGHGFPLEQVLGRDLFFVAGGTGMACLRSVIADCRENLSDYGRLIIANGVKTPAKRLFAADLQLWHDDVRTELHETVDTPDASWQGRVGVVPDIIKDVDFDPHNTVAFVVGPPVVFRFAAQNFLNKGVEEKDIYFSLERRFQCGVGKCGHCQVNDLYVCQNGPVFSYSELKSRSEAVEATLPDN; encoded by the coding sequence ATGGTAGTCCCCGGCCTTGAAGTACCTGTCGATTATATACCTCAACAGGTCGATGTCCTGAATGTGATCGATGAAGCTCCGGGCGTGAAAATCCTGGCGCTGACGGCACCCCAAGGCAAAATGACCTTTGTTGCGGGACAGTTTGTGCAGATTTCGGTGTTCGGATACGGCGAGGCTCCCTTTACCATATGCTCCTCGCCCTCTCAAAGCGATAGTTTCGACATCTGTGTTTCTGCCGTGGGCCGGGTCAGCAATGCTCTTCACCGCCTGAAACCTGGAGACCGCGTCGGCGTCCGTGGCCCCTTAGGGCATGGTTTTCCCCTCGAGCAGGTCCTGGGCCGGGATCTGTTCTTCGTGGCAGGTGGTACCGGCATGGCCTGCCTGCGCTCCGTGATTGCCGATTGTCGGGAAAATCTCTCTGATTATGGCCGCTTGATCATTGCCAACGGCGTAAAAACTCCGGCAAAGAGGCTGTTTGCCGCGGACCTTCAACTCTGGCACGATGACGTACGGACAGAGCTTCATGAAACCGTCGACACCCCCGACGCCTCCTGGCAGGGAAGGGTAGGCGTTGTCCCTGATATAATCAAGGATGTCGATTTCGATCCGCACAATACCGTGGCCTTTGTCGTCGGTCCTCCCGTTGTCTTCCGGTTTGCCGCCCAAAATTTCCTCAACAAAGGTGTAGAAGAGAAAGACATCTATTTCTCCCTGGAAAGACGTTTTCAGTGCGGGGTAGGCAAATGCGGTCATTGCCAGGTCAATGATCTTTATGTCTGTCAGAATGGCCCCGTCTTTTCCTATTCGGAGTTGAAGTCACGAAGCGAGGCCGTTGAGGCGACGCTGCCCGATAATTAA
- a CDS encoding tyrosine-type recombinase/integrase gives MFVALRKAVKKARIPKRVTSHTFRHSYASHLLQANYDIRTIQKLLGHSDIRTTRIYIHTVKSVTIKEAKSPLDL, from the coding sequence TTGTTTGTTGCACTCCGCAAGGCCGTTAAAAAAGCAAGGATTCCTAAGCGGGTTACCTCGCATACCTTCCGCCACAGCTATGCAAGCCATCTCCTGCAGGCGAATTACGATATCCGCACGATTCAGAAATTGCTGGGCCACAGTGATATACGGACAACGAGGATCTATATTCATACGGTCAAGAGCGTGACGATCAAAGAGGCAAAAAGTCCATTGGATTTGTGA
- a CDS encoding 4Fe-4S dicluster domain-containing protein: protein MQPQKHILAFDDLPILLRQWLRSKAVIGPLARQDQPGFYYFDWIDPADADVERLAERLASGYVTTTIPPKKAFFPTRETLFNFAAAGPVVPKNEEHQEPFLLIGVHPCDLAALSLLDTAYAHPPADGPWRKRRSPATVVGIDCLPDQYCFCTSMETSGSRDACDLFLTPITSGFLAEIYSEKGKDLLRGIRTEPAQPRDIQEGEEFLHKKEAAITLSLQAGSEEFAEILDTVDLTEVWEQTAQRCYSCGSCNTTCPTCFCFDVEDTLDTNLTSGRRYRSWGSCQLLEFTLLAGGANTRGERRQRVAHRWYRKFLYLYKQFGHSFCTGCGRCSRACTADINIVDVSNDLIKRAKEKR from the coding sequence ATGCAACCACAGAAACATATATTGGCGTTCGACGATCTGCCGATCCTTCTTCGGCAATGGCTGCGGAGCAAAGCGGTTATCGGTCCACTTGCGCGGCAGGATCAGCCGGGGTTCTATTATTTCGACTGGATAGATCCTGCGGACGCAGATGTGGAGCGATTGGCGGAACGGTTGGCCAGTGGGTATGTAACTACCACCATCCCCCCGAAAAAAGCCTTTTTCCCAACCAGAGAGACACTATTCAATTTTGCTGCTGCCGGGCCGGTTGTCCCGAAAAATGAAGAGCATCAGGAACCTTTTCTTCTGATTGGGGTGCATCCCTGCGATCTGGCTGCCCTGAGTCTGCTCGATACCGCCTATGCCCATCCTCCCGCCGACGGACCCTGGCGGAAACGCCGCAGCCCGGCGACTGTTGTCGGTATAGATTGCCTGCCCGACCAATATTGCTTCTGCACCTCCATGGAAACATCCGGCAGTCGTGACGCCTGCGATTTGTTTTTAACTCCGATAACATCCGGGTTCCTGGCAGAAATTTATTCAGAAAAAGGTAAAGACCTGCTCCGGGGAATCCGCACGGAACCGGCGCAGCCCCGGGATATCCAGGAAGGCGAGGAATTTCTCCATAAAAAGGAGGCGGCAATTACTCTCAGTCTGCAGGCTGGATCGGAGGAGTTCGCCGAAATACTCGATACGGTGGATTTGACGGAGGTCTGGGAACAGACAGCTCAACGCTGCTATAGCTGCGGATCCTGCAATACGACATGTCCGACCTGTTTCTGCTTTGATGTGGAAGACACCTTGGACACCAATCTGACAAGCGGCAGGCGCTATCGCAGCTGGGGATCCTGCCAGCTGCTCGAATTCACCCTGCTGGCAGGAGGGGCCAATACCCGTGGCGAGCGCCGTCAACGGGTGGCACACCGATGGTATCGCAAGTTTCTCTATCTATATAAACAATTCGGTCACTCGTTTTGCACCGGCTGTGGCCGTTGCAGCCGAGCCTGTACTGCAGACATCAATATCGTGGACGTTAGCAATGATTTGATAAAAAGAGCAAAGGAGAAGAGGTGA
- a CDS encoding DUF2279 domain-containing protein has translation MTTLFRLFFCILLLLLGMRSLRAEDFGPTAYRSLHAEQVDMTSSISVQEQKTGMLPVVASGTGLVTLWGVLEWDYFSRSPHAESEGWFGNSTDDGGADKIGHAYSNYAFSHALAALYSHWGYPEDKAALYGAVSSFAIMGYMEVGDSFSSYGFSYEDLLANGVGALLGYVLYTTPDLAEKLDFRWEYTPKFEQTDVFTDYENSKYLLALKLNGFAAMKQSFLRHVEIHLGYYARNFGDPDEDRERNIYLGIGLNLTDLLYRHSWKKTATVLRYLQIPYTSINMANDLND, from the coding sequence ATGACAACTCTTTTCCGTCTCTTTTTCTGCATCCTTCTGCTATTGCTGGGCATGAGATCATTAAGGGCGGAGGATTTCGGGCCGACTGCGTACCGGTCCCTTCATGCTGAACAGGTAGATATGACATCGTCCATCTCTGTGCAGGAGCAGAAAACCGGCATGCTGCCGGTCGTGGCAAGCGGAACCGGTCTGGTGACCTTGTGGGGAGTCCTGGAGTGGGATTATTTCTCTCGCTCTCCCCATGCTGAATCGGAAGGCTGGTTCGGCAATTCGACTGACGACGGCGGAGCCGATAAAATTGGCCACGCCTACAGCAACTATGCCTTCAGCCATGCCCTGGCCGCTCTCTACAGTCATTGGGGATATCCGGAGGATAAAGCTGCGCTCTACGGTGCAGTCTCTTCATTTGCCATCATGGGGTATATGGAAGTGGGAGATTCCTTCAGCAGCTATGGATTTTCCTACGAGGATCTGCTTGCCAATGGTGTTGGGGCACTCCTGGGATATGTGCTCTACACCACGCCCGACCTCGCCGAGAAGCTCGATTTTCGCTGGGAGTACACACCAAAATTTGAGCAGACTGATGTTTTTACCGATTATGAGAACTCCAAATATCTTCTGGCACTGAAGCTGAACGGATTCGCAGCCATGAAGCAGAGCTTCCTGCGCCATGTGGAGATTCATCTGGGATATTATGCCCGCAACTTCGGCGATCCGGACGAGGACAGGGAACGGAATATTTACCTCGGTATCGGTTTAAACCTCACAGATCTGCTCTATCGCCATTCCTGGAAAAAAACTGCAACAGTACTTCGCTATCTCCAAATTCCCTACACTTCGATAAACATGGCAAATGACCTGAACGATTAA